From the Mycobacterium sp. 155 genome, the window TACCGGAGGAGGACACCGCGGGGATCCACTCGCCGGTGTAGTCCAGAATTCGGTGCCCCATGTGAGTCAACTGGGTCATCACCGCGGCGCCTTGCTCGTGGACGTCGTCGGCAAGTGCTTGCAGGAGCGGGACCGCCTCGTCGCGGTACAGCTCGAGGTTCCCGAAGGGGGGCGCACAGTCCGGGCTGACCAGCGCACTCCCGCCGATCATGGTCAGCGCGACCCCGCCGCGGGCTTTCTCCCGGTGGTACGCGCGGTAGCGATCCTTGGGGAGCCCGTCCTCGCTATATGCCGGTTCATGCGAGGTGCTCACAATGCGATTACGCAGGGTGAGGTTCTTCAGCGTGAACGGCGAAAACAGCGGGTCGCCCATCCTGTCCTCCTAACTCCTCCTCGAAGTGGTGTAGACAGGGTGACGCGTTGCGTGACACACATCACCCTTTTCTCGGACGCCGCTTACACTGAGTCAAAAGAAGGTGTGGGGTGACAGACGGGAAGTAAATGGTTGAGGGGCTTCGAACACTCACCCCCGCTGAGCGCGACGCCCTAACCCGCACCGCGACCTCGCGGAGCGAGGCGCACGGTCTGGTTACCCGCGCCCAGATCGTTCTCGACTGCGCATCGGGCGGCGTCGCCGAAGCCGCTCGTCGCAGTTCGGTCAGTCCGACGACCGCCACGAAATGGTGGCGCCGCTTCACCGAGCACGGGCTCGCGGGGTTGCACGACGCCCCGCGCACCGGTCGCCCATCGAGCGACGAAATCGACACGGTGCTGGAATATGCACTCTTTTCGCCACCGGAAGGCAGCAAACGGTGGTCCACGCGTGCCATCGCCCAGGACGCCGGATTGAGCCAGGCGACGGTCAGCCGCATCCGGCGCCGCGTATTCGAACATCCAGACGCCGGCCATCAACTCGTGGTCAGCAACGCGGCGGGAATCCTGAGCTATGTCGAGGTAGGCCCACGTGGATGTGTTCTCGGCTTCTCCCATGGAACCGGAACTCGGCCCACCTCCGCCCCCAGTGCGGCCTTGGTAGATGCCGTCGAAACCATTTTCTGCGCCGCGCTACTGACGCACCCGTTCGTCGGCCATCCGCCGCAACCGTCTGCGGCACAAGCTCCAGCGCGGCAAGGACTTTCGATGAGCCTCTCGGCCCTGCTGGAAAGGGCCGCGGGGGCACTGTTCACCGGGGTGTCGCCAACATTGTTGGTTGACACCGAGTTGGATTCGGGTGCGGGGCGCTGGCTGCGCCGCCATCCTGAGTTCACCGTGCGCGTCCTCACCGGGGACGCATGGTTCGCCGCGGTTCATCGGATTGCCGATGAACTCGATCCCCGGCAAACCGCCGAACTGCAGGTCGTCCAGCAGCGAATACGCGCGGCACGCGCGAAGGACGCCGACAGCTTCAGCTGGGTCCGATCCGCAGACCACGGACCCAGCACGAGTGCCGTACCCATCCCGACCGCGCCCGCGGACCCGGTATCCGGCGACCTGGGACTCGCCATGGTCGCACTGTGCACTGCGATAAGCGGGGGCGAGTTGCGTCCCGGGGACGAGATTCCTCCGCGCACCATCTCGCGTCGCACCGGGCTTACGCCGACCCGGGTCAGCGAGACGCTCAGCTGGTTCGCTTCCGAGGCGCAGCTCGACCGCCGCAACGGCCGGTACTGGATTCCCATGCCGAGCGCACGCGACATCATCGAGACCTATACCGCGCGCGGCCTTCTCGGCACCGCAATCGCACGGCGTCTCGCTGACCCCGCGACCGTCTTGCCCCCAGCGCTCGACGCCTACCTGGATCGTCTGCGGGTCTGCCACGAAATGCACCTGACGCACGACGCCTACATGATCGACTTGGATTTCCAGAACGAACTGGCACGCTGCGCGAATATGCCCCGGATCGGTTCGATGTTCGTCCAGCTCTCACTTCAGCTCCGACTGTTTGTCACCATCATCGGATTGGACTACCAGTACCCCACCGACGAGATCGTCACCGACGGTCGCCGCTTGGTACTCGCATGCCAGAAAAACGATGCCGAGGCGGCGGTCGCCGCGTGGCGGCAGAAGACCGACAACTGCGTGCGCCACATGCTCCGCTTCCTCGACGCGATGGCCAGCCGGACCAAATAGGCGGCCGCTACCCCATCACGGTGCCGGTCGAATCCGGGTTCAACGGGCGCTTCCTGGAGAATGCGCCGAGATCGATGTCAAGGCCGGTGTGCTCGCCGACATGATGGACCGGGTCGTTGTCGTGATCGGTGCCGTTCTCGACCGCGGCGATGAGTGTCGTCATCAAGCGCCCAACCAGCGGAGCGTTCTTGAACTGATTGCCGCTGGTGGCCATCGCGACGTAGAAGCCCGGCTGATCGGTCTTGTCGTAGATCGGCGCCCAGTCGGAGGAGACGTCGTAGACACCGGCGATCCCACGGGGCTGACTGGGAACAGTGAGTTCGGGCAGGCGACGCGCGGCCCGGGTGACATGGCGTTCGAACTGCGCTGCCGTCCGGTTGAGGTTTGCCGAATCGGGATCGTCGATCCATTCGAGCGGGTCACACTCGGGTTCGGTACCGCCCACGAGGAGACCACCACCAGGCTCGGGCCGCATATAGACCCCGAGATCGAGGTCGCCGATCGCCGATCCGAGACCGCCTTCCGGGTTGTATCCAGGAGGCGCACTGACGTGCGCTACCTCCTGGCGCAGCGGCTTCACCGTCACGGTGAAGTCACCGCCGATACCCGCCAGTTCATTGAACGCACCAGACCACGGGCCGGCCGCGTTCACGACGATCGGCGTCTCGATGGTCTCGCCGCGGTCGGTCTCGATCTTCCACACGTCACCGCCGCGCGTAGCTGCGACAACCTCTGTCCGGTACGAGAACCGCGCTCCGAACGCGACAGCAGCGTCGGCCATGTTTGCCGCCGCGAGGCGTGGGTCGTCGACAAAACCGCCGTCCGGGGTGAACAGCGCACCGACCGAACCCTGAGCGTCGTCGAAGAAATGCTCGTCTTCGATGGCCTTCGGCGGGTAATACTGGCCGACATCCATCGTGGGCATGCGAGCGGCGAGTGCCTCGGCGTCGAGGTACTCGTACGGCACTCCACACGCGTCGAAGAGCTTCATCGACCTTTCCGCTGGCGCCATCTCGGTGTCGAGGAAGGTCCACCCACACCGGTAGAAGCGGGCGAGCGGCTCGTCCACCTTTCCGCCCAGGTGATCGGACCATTCCCGCCAGCACTGCGCCGCCTCCCATGCGGTGGCCACGCCGGTCTCCGTCGAATAGTTGAATCGAACGATTGCACTCGAGGCGCTGGTCGAGCCGTGTCCCGCGCCCGGGCCTTTGTCGAGGACACGTACCGAGTACCCGGCGCGAGCCAGTTCCAGTGCGATCGAACTCCCGATCACACCTGCACCGACGATGAGGGCATCATTGCTGCTGGTCATGGGCAGTCCCTTCGTTGATGTGACGATCACCCATCAGGGACGTCATGCGTGTGCAATGTTGTCATTCTCCGAGGTGCTCCCGGATGCGCTGGATGTACCAGTTGACGAACGCGTCGACCTGATACTCAGACGGCGCATACGGGCCGGGCACGTACGCGGGACTCAGGATCCCCTGGTGTGCGCGCGTGACGAAGGTGCCGTCCTGCTGGTTGGTGGCGCTCCAGGCCCAGGTCAGTTCATCGAGGTGGTAATCGACACCCTCGACGGCATCCGGATGGACAAGCCAGGTGGTGCGCAGGAGGGTCTGGTCCGGCGCTATCGGGACCACCGAGAAGGTGATCGCGTGGTCGGCCATGAAGTGGCACCAAAAATTCGGCTGCACGTGCATCGAGTTCCGCCCCAGCCGCGCGACCGGGAAGTCGGCCATCAGCTTGCTGACTGCCGCAGTACCGTCCGGGGTGAAGGATTCGCCGGCCTTCTCCAGCGGCTCACGCATGATGCGGAATCCGGTGGGCCGGGTGTCGAGTTCCTCGATCTCCGCAAAGGGCAGCGACAACTCGTTACAGGTGTCCTCAAGATCCTTGATCGCGGCGAGATACCGGTCGCGCGCCGGGATGAGGCGAGCGGGGATGTCGTCGAGGTCGAATCCGTAGACGGGGAAGTACGACTCCAACAGTTCCGGGTGGCCGCCGGCGCAGTGGTAGCACTCCCGGTTGTTCTCCATGGTGAGCTTCCAGTTGCCGTGCTCGATCAGGTCCATCTGCTTGGCGACCTTGGCCTCACCGAGCCGATGAGGGGCAAGGTACGGCTCGACGATCCCGACGACCTCGTCGAAATCAGCGGGCGTCTCGTCGCTGACACAGATGAAGATCAACCCGGCGACAGAGCGAACGTTGACCGTCCGCAGCCCGAAGCAACTCGGATCGAAGTCGTCGGCCTGCGAGTCCGCGAAGACCAGAGAGCCATCCATGTCGTACGTCCACTGGTGGTAGCCGCACACGATCCGGCCGATCGAACCGCACGCGTCGTTGAGGATGCGGGCGCCCCGATGGCGGCAGACATTGTGGTAGGCCACCACGTTCTCATCGTCATCACGCGCGACGATGATGGAGTATCGGCCCATGTCGATGACCACGTAATCGCCCGCCTCTGGAATCTCGGCTTCGTTCGCCACGAAGATCCACGACTTGGCGAAGATCGCATCGATGTCAAGGTCGAACCATGTCTGCGAGATGTAGAACGGCGCCTCCAGGCTCATTCCCGGCACTCGTCGGGAAGCAAGCACACGCGGGTCGACTGCCGCTTCGGCATGGGCGGTGTCGGGGTTGAAAGCGGGCATCTGCGCGGGAGCATTCATGGTCGTCTTCTTGGTCTGGGGATGGCGCGTTGAACTGCTCGAGGCAGCGGTCGCTGTGGCTGGATATCTCGGATCAAGACCGGCAGAATTCTCCCTGAGATGTTCCGCATCGTGGTACTTAACCGCAATACGGATCAATGATTATCTGACGTCGGTGCGGTGTCAAGCACGTTCTCGAAACCATCCGCTCTACGTCGCACCGCACACGGTGGGTGTCGCCCTTCGTAGGATGCGATCCATGACTAGCCCCGATGGCGGCCGCAGCGGCGTCGTGCAGTCGGTTGATCGCGCAATCTCGATCCTCGAGGTCATTGCACGCACGCGATCGATCGGCGTGACGGCAATCGCGACCGAACTCGGACTGAGCAAGACCACCGTGTCCCGACTCCTCGCGACTCTCGAAGGCCGCGGCCTCGTCGAACAGAACGAAACACGCGGCGAGTACACGCTCGGCTACACCGCTTGGATGCTCTCGAGCAGCCCCAAACGCAGGCCTGACCTCGTCGCCACGTGCCGCCCGTTCGCTGTCGACCTCGCTCGCCGCATCGGCGAGACCGTCAATATCGCCGTGCTAGACAACGGCGAGGTGATGACCGTCGACCAGATCGCCGGCGATTCGGCTATCGGCAGCATCGACTGGGTGGGCCGCCGCACGCCGATCCACGCCACAGCCGCGGGCAAGATCCTCCTCGCCTGCCTGCCTGTAGACGAACGCGCCAACTTGGTGCCCGATCCCCTGCCTCGCTTCACTGAGCACACCATCACCGAACGCGCTCGCCTCGACCGCGAACTCGACGAGGCCACAGCGACCGGCGTCGCATACACCTACGAAGAGAACGAGATCGGCGAAGTCGCAGTCGGCGCGCCGATCCGAGACTTCGACGGTCGGGCCTTTGCTTCGGTGACCCTCGCCGGACCGGCGTTCCGTGTCACCGATAGGTTGCCGGCGATGAGTCGCGAGGTTGCGAAGACGGCCGCCGAGATCTCCTGGCGATTCGGCTGGCAGAAGTCGAGCTGAGATCAGTTTCAGCCGAGCAGTGCCCGTACGGACGGTGCAGACGCCGGTCCCGCATGGCACCTCGCCTTCGTCAGCGGGTCGCCCAGCGGCCGCGCGTCTGGCTGATGTGCTCCCGCATCAAACGGTCGACGAGAGCGGGGTCGCGGGCTTCGAGAGCGTTGACGATCACGTGGTGTTCACGCGCCGAGTCGGCCAGCAAACCGAGTTCCACGAGGGTGGCCAGGCCGTAGAGGCGAGTATTCGCGCGCAGGTCGGAGATGATCGTCGTCGCGCGGCTGTTGCCGCTGTAGCCGAGGATCTTCAGATGGAAGGCGCGGTCGGCCTCGGTGTAAGAGACCAGATCGCCCTCGGCGGCGCAGGAGACGATGTCATCGGCCAGTGACCGCAGTTCGGCGAAGTCCTCCGTCGGGATCAGCTCGGCCGCCTGGGCGGTGAGCGCCGGTTCGATCAGCATGCGCAGTTCGGTGATGTCATCGAGGTCGGCGTCGTCGAGCACCGTGACCCGGTAGCCTTTGTTCGGCACCGTCTCGACCAGGTTCTCCCGAATCAAGTCGAGCATGGCCTCCCGGACCGGGGTGGCCGAGACGCCGAAGCGCTCGCCGAGCGCCGGGGCCGAATACACCTCGTCCGCCACGAGTTCGCCGGAGATGATCGCGGCGCGCAGGGCCCGGGTCACCTGCTCGCGCAGGCTCATCTTGTCGAACTGCCGCAGGTTGGTGATGTTCACCCGAACCTCCTCCCGCATGCTCGTCACGGCTGCGCCCGATCGTATTCGTCGGCCAACTCACCCAGTGTGATCGGCGCGGCGATGGTGCGCTTGGCGCCTGCGACAAGGTCGGCGACGTTGGGCACTCCGGATGGGGCGGTCAGGCAGGCGGTGGCGAAACCGCACACCCTGCCCTGGCACCAGCCCATGCCTGGTCGGGCGACCAGTTTTGCGGTGCGCGCGTCTTCGGCACCCAGCTCGTCGCGCGCGCGGGACAGCTCCGCGTAGCTGACCTCTTCGCAACGGCAAACAGTGGTGTCGGGCTGCAGCCAGTCCGCCCAGCGCGCCGGCACCGGATGCGCCTGATGCATCGCGCTCGCAAAACGGCGTCCCCGGGTGATCACCCCGATGAGCTTGCTGCGCCGCCGCGTGAGCGACGCCATCGCTCCCAGGTCCTGGGCTGCCGTCAACCCGGCCAGTTCACCTTCGGCCAGCGCGAGAACCGCGCCACCAACACCGGTCGCTTCTCCCGCGATGTAGACGCCGGGCACGTCTGAGCGCTGCGCGTCGTCTACCACGGCAACCAATGAGCCGTCGACGTCGACCCGGGTCTGTGCGCCGGTCGCGGTGACCAACTCGAGCGACGGGGTGAAACCCCAACCGAAGGCGACCAGATCCGCCTCGTGGCGCTGCTGGGTTTCGGGCCGAATGCGTCCGTCACGATCGAGGCGCGCGGTGGTGACGCCGGTGACGCAATCGGCGCCCTCGATCGCGGTGACGACGGTGCGGGTGCGATAGCGAATCCGGTGTCGCGCCATCGCATACGCGTATTCGGCACCCTCGATTGCCTTGCTCGGGACCGATGCGGCGGCAATCGGATGACGACCCCAGCCGCGGACGAGTTGGCTTGCCTCGCACAAAGCCACCACGTGGGCACCCGCTTCCGCGAGGCCGGTCGCGACCGGAAGCAGGAACGGGCCGGTGCCTGCAACCACCGCCTTCTTCCCGGCCACGCTGCGGTTGGCCTTCAGAAGTGCCTGCACGCCACCGGCTGACATGACGCCGGGGAGATCCCAGCCGGGTACCGGTAGCTGACGGTCGTAGCCGCCCGGGCACAGGATGAGCGTGCGTGCATCGATCCGGTTGGTTTCCGGCGGCGGGCCGGCGAGTGCGGTGAGGTGCAGCGCATAGCGCGGTTCGCCGCCGGCGTCCTCGATGGGTTCGAGGAACCACACCTGTCGCGAGAAGTGGAGCACGATCCGGCCGGGCGCTGCGGCCGCCGAGGTGTGCTCGTGCAGCCGCGAGCGCAGATCGGTGAAACGCCGCCACAGGTGCTGCCCGCGGCCTTCGTCTGGAGCGTCGAATCGTTCGTCGGGGTGGCGCCAGAACTGTCCGCCGGGTTGCGCAGCCGAATCCACCAGCGCCACCGACAGATTCGACTCGGCCGCGGCCACCGCAGCCGCCAGCCCCGCCGGACCGGCGCCGACAACTGCGACGTCATACCGTGCCTGCACCTGCCCTTCTGAATCAGCCACGCGAGTCCACCCCCGTAACTCCGCCGCTCCCGCATGCCAGTCCGTCACGCACCGGGACCAGGCAGGCGCGTTGATTCGGGCGTCCGTCGATGGTCAAGAGGCAGTCGAAGCACACCCCGATCCCGCAGAACAGCCCGCGTAGGCGATGGTCGAAACGTGTGGTGCGCCAGCTCTTGATACCGGCGTCGGTGAGCGCCCCGCCGACCGTTTGTCCGGCGCGCGCGGGAATCGCCTCGCCGTCGAAGGTGAAAAGCACCTCGGTGCTCTCGGGCTGGTTCTCAGGCAACGGTGACCTCCTGCAGGCTGGGCCTATCCGGTGCGAACGGCGTCAGCTCCAAGTCAGTCGTCTGCCCGGTCATGGCCTGCACCAACAGTTTCGCGGTTCCCACCGACAAGCCGATGCCGGCGCCCTCGTGCCCGGCCGCGTGCCACAGGCCGGGCGCGCGCGGATCGGTGCCGATCACCGGCAGATGGTCGGTGCAGTACGGGCGGAAGCCCAGGTAGGACCGCATCACCGAAACGTCGCGCAGGCAAGGGTAGAGCCGCAGCGCTCTGGCGGCGATCTCCCGGATCGCGGCCAGCGACGGCGTTGCGTCGAAGCCGACCCGCTCGCGGGAGGAGCCGATCAGCACGGTGCCGCCGCGGGTTCCCTCGATCACCGTCGAGGTCTGCAGGCCGCTATCCGAGCTTTGTGTGCTCGCGACGTACTCCCCGGCGTACACCTTGTGGAAGACCGTCGGCGGCAGCGGCTCGGTGACCAGCACGAAACCACGGCGCGGCAGCACCGGCATGGAGATGCCCAGCAGCGCTGCCACGTCACCGGACCAGGCGCCCGCGGCGTTGACAACCATCGGCGCGGAGATGTTCCCGGCGCTGGTCCGCACCCCGGTCACCCGTCCCGCCTCGGTGAGAAACCCGGTGACGGTGGTGTCGGTGTACACCACCGCGCCGCCCTCACGCGCCATCCGCAGCAGATGCGCCGCCAGCAGCACGGGCTGCACCTGGCAGTCCTGCGGGTAGTACGCAGCTCCGGTGATGTCCGGGGTGAGGTGCGGCTCAAGCGCGGGCACCTCGTCGAGTGGTACGTCGTCGACGTGAACGCCGGCCGCACGCTGGCGTTCCATCAGTTCCACCAGGCCGGCGTATCCGGCGGCGGTGGAGGCCACCACCAACCCGCCCTTGAAGTCGAACTCCCAGAGGTCGGCGTATTGGACGAGTTCGCCTGCCCATACATCGTGCGAGTAGAGCGCGAGGTCGAGTTCGGGTCCGGCTTCCTTGTCGGAGACCAGCAGGTTGCCCTCGCACGCGCTGCTGCTGCCGGACACGATGCTCCCGCGCTCGACCACGGCGACCGTCAGGCCGGCACGCGTGGCGTACCAACTGATCGCCGAGCCGACGGCCCCAGCGCCGATGACGACGACGTCACAAGACTTGATCACAGCTCGAATCCGATGGGGAACGGATCATCGGGGTCGATCATGTACTGCGCGGTGCCGGTGATCCAGGCGCGTCCGGTGATGGTGGGAATCACCGCCTCGATCCCGCCGACGGTAGTGGTGTCGACCAGGCGCCCGGTGAACTGGCTGCCGATGAACGATTCGTTGAGGAAGTCGGTGTGCAGCGGAAGTTCGCCCCGGGCGTGCAGCTGCGCCATCCGCGCGCTGGTCCCGGTGCCGCACGGCGAACGGTCGAACCAGCCCGGGTGGATCGCCATCGCGTGCCGCGAATGCTGTGCGGTCGAGCCGGGCGCCTTGAGGTACACGTGGTGGCAGCCGGCGATGTCCGGGCGCTCCGGGTGCACCGGACGGTTCTGCTCGTTGATGGCGTCCATGATCACCAGGCCGGCGTCCAGCAGCTGCTGCTTGGCCTTGCGGTCGAACGGCAACCCCAGGTCCTCGAGTTCGACGATGGCGTAGAAATTGCCGCCGAAGGCGATGTCGTAGCGCACCCGACCGAATCCGGGCACTTCCACGGTTTGATCGAGCCCGTAGCTGAAGGACGGCACGTTACGAATGGTGACGGACTTGGCCTGACCGTCGGAGACGGCGACCTCGGCGATGACCAAGCCCGCCGGGGTGTCCAGCCGCAGGGTGGTGACCGGCTCGGTCACCGCAACCATGCCGGTTTCCACCAGCACCGTGGCGGTACCGATGGTGCCGTGACCGCACATCGGCAGCAGCCCCGAGACCTCGATGAACAGGACGCCGAAGTCGGCGTCGGGGCGCGTCGGCGGCTGCAGAATCGAGCCGCTCATCGACGCGTGCCCGCGCGGCTCGCGCATGAGCAGCTTGCGCAGATCGTCGTTGTTCTCCATGAACCATTGACGCCGCTCCGCCATGGTGTCGCCCGGGAAGACGGGCACTCCGCCCACGATCACGCGGGTGGGCATGCCTTCGGTGTGTGAGTCGACCGCGTGATAGACGTGGGTGGTCTTCACCGGTTGTCTCCGATCTCCAGAACGCCGTCGACGCGGCGGGGTGCGGGCACGGTTTGGTCGTCGCGGAGTTCACCGGGCAGCAACCCCTGCGGGAAACCCTGCCACGCGACCGGCCGGACGAAACGGTTCAGCGCCGCGGTGCCCACCGACGTGGTGCCGGAGGCGGTACTCGCCGGGTAGGGGCCGCCGTGCTGCTGCGCGTAGGTCACCGAGACTCCGGTCGGCCACTGATTCCACAGAATGCGGCCGGCCTTGCGGGTCAGGATGTTCGCGAGCGGCCCGACGATCGCGTCGTCCTCCTCGGCGGCCAGCGTGGCGGTCAGTTGACCGTCCAGCGCCCGCGCGACGTTGAGCAGGTCATCGTCGCTGGTGTAGGTCACCACCATGGCGGTGGGTCCGAAGCACTCGACGAAGATCTCGTCGAACTTCGCCAGCAGGGTGGCCGCGTCCGTGGCCAACAGCGTGGCCGCGGGCGGGTCGACCTCTCCCCCTCCGCCGGCAAGCAGCTCCACGTCGTCGCGGGCTTGCAGACCCTCGCGGGTTTCGTGGTGCCCGGCCGCGATGCCGGTGTTGAGCAGCTTGTGACCGTCGGGCAGCGGGGCCGCGCCGAGCAGTTCGGTCAGCCCCGAGTCGGCCGGGACCATCAGCAGGCCGGGTTTGGTGCAGAACTGGCCCTGGCCCATCGTGAACGAGCCGACGAAGCCGTCGACGATCTCTTGGCCGCGCTTGGCGGCGGCGGCCGCCGTGACGAAGACCGGGTTGACGCTGCCGAGTTCGCCGTAGAACGGGATCGGCTCGGGGCGCGACTGGGCCAGGTCGAACAGGGCACGACCGCCGGGGATACCGCCGGTGAAGGCGCCCGCCTTGACGTCCGGGTGGCTCAGTGCGGCGCGGCCCTCGTCCTGGGTGTGAATAACGCTGAACAGGCCGTCCGGTGCACCCGCTTCCCTGAGCGCGCTGATGACGATCGCGGCGGTCGCATCGGAAAGTTTCGGGTGGCCGCGGTGCGCCTTGTAGATCACCGGGCAACCGGCCGCGAGCGCTGCGGCGGTGTCGCCGCCCGCGACGCTGAACGCGAACGGGAAGTTCGAGGCGCCCCACACGACCACCGGGCCGAGCGGCACCGAGGTACGACGAAGGTCTGGACGCGGAGCACCCATCGGCCAGTCGGCGTCGGCGTGGTCGACGCGGACATCGAGGTGCTCTCCCGCGGCGGCGACGTCGGCCAGGATGCGCAGCTGAAAGGTGGTGCGCTTGAGCTCGCCGCGCAGCCGCG encodes:
- a CDS encoding helix-turn-helix domain-containing protein, producing the protein MVEGLRTLTPAERDALTRTATSRSEAHGLVTRAQIVLDCASGGVAEAARRSSVSPTTATKWWRRFTEHGLAGLHDAPRTGRPSSDEIDTVLEYALFSPPEGSKRWSTRAIAQDAGLSQATVSRIRRRVFEHPDAGHQLVVSNAAGILSYVEVGPRGCVLGFSHGTGTRPTSAPSAALVDAVETIFCAALLTHPFVGHPPQPSAAQAPARQGLSMSLSALLERAAGALFTGVSPTLLVDTELDSGAGRWLRRHPEFTVRVLTGDAWFAAVHRIADELDPRQTAELQVVQQRIRAARAKDADSFSWVRSADHGPSTSAVPIPTAPADPVSGDLGLAMVALCTAISGGELRPGDEIPPRTISRRTGLTPTRVSETLSWFASEAQLDRRNGRYWIPMPSARDIIETYTARGLLGTAIARRLADPATVLPPALDAYLDRLRVCHEMHLTHDAYMIDLDFQNELARCANMPRIGSMFVQLSLQLRLFVTIIGLDYQYPTDEIVTDGRRLVLACQKNDAEAAVAAWRQKTDNCVRHMLRFLDAMASRTK
- a CDS encoding FAD-binding oxidoreductase encodes the protein MTSSNDALIVGAGVIGSSIALELARAGYSVRVLDKGPGAGHGSTSASSAIVRFNYSTETGVATAWEAAQCWREWSDHLGGKVDEPLARFYRCGWTFLDTEMAPAERSMKLFDACGVPYEYLDAEALAARMPTMDVGQYYPPKAIEDEHFFDDAQGSVGALFTPDGGFVDDPRLAAANMADAAVAFGARFSYRTEVVAATRGGDVWKIETDRGETIETPIVVNAAGPWSGAFNELAGIGGDFTVTVKPLRQEVAHVSAPPGYNPEGGLGSAIGDLDLGVYMRPEPGGGLLVGGTEPECDPLEWIDDPDSANLNRTAAQFERHVTRAARRLPELTVPSQPRGIAGVYDVSSDWAPIYDKTDQPGFYVAMATSGNQFKNAPLVGRLMTTLIAAVENGTDHDNDPVHHVGEHTGLDIDLGAFSRKRPLNPDSTGTVMG
- a CDS encoding SRPBCC family protein; amino-acid sequence: MNAPAQMPAFNPDTAHAEAAVDPRVLASRRVPGMSLEAPFYISQTWFDLDIDAIFAKSWIFVANEAEIPEAGDYVVIDMGRYSIIVARDDDENVVAYHNVCRHRGARILNDACGSIGRIVCGYHQWTYDMDGSLVFADSQADDFDPSCFGLRTVNVRSVAGLIFICVSDETPADFDEVVGIVEPYLAPHRLGEAKVAKQMDLIEHGNWKLTMENNRECYHCAGGHPELLESYFPVYGFDLDDIPARLIPARDRYLAAIKDLEDTCNELSLPFAEIEELDTRPTGFRIMREPLEKAGESFTPDGTAAVSKLMADFPVARLGRNSMHVQPNFWCHFMADHAITFSVVPIAPDQTLLRTTWLVHPDAVEGVDYHLDELTWAWSATNQQDGTFVTRAHQGILSPAYVPGPYAPSEYQVDAFVNWYIQRIREHLGE
- a CDS encoding IclR family transcriptional regulator, whose protein sequence is MTSPDGGRSGVVQSVDRAISILEVIARTRSIGVTAIATELGLSKTTVSRLLATLEGRGLVEQNETRGEYTLGYTAWMLSSSPKRRPDLVATCRPFAVDLARRIGETVNIAVLDNGEVMTVDQIAGDSAIGSIDWVGRRTPIHATAAGKILLACLPVDERANLVPDPLPRFTEHTITERARLDRELDEATATGVAYTYEENEIGEVAVGAPIRDFDGRAFASVTLAGPAFRVTDRLPAMSREVAKTAAEISWRFGWQKSS
- a CDS encoding GntR family transcriptional regulator, whose amino-acid sequence is MNITNLRQFDKMSLREQVTRALRAAIISGELVADEVYSAPALGERFGVSATPVREAMLDLIRENLVETVPNKGYRVTVLDDADLDDITELRMLIEPALTAQAAELIPTEDFAELRSLADDIVSCAAEGDLVSYTEADRAFHLKILGYSGNSRATTIISDLRANTRLYGLATLVELGLLADSAREHHVIVNALEARDPALVDRLMREHISQTRGRWATR
- a CDS encoding FAD/NAD(P)-binding oxidoreductase; translation: MADSEGQVQARYDVAVVGAGPAGLAAAVAAAESNLSVALVDSAAQPGGQFWRHPDERFDAPDEGRGQHLWRRFTDLRSRLHEHTSAAAAPGRIVLHFSRQVWFLEPIEDAGGEPRYALHLTALAGPPPETNRIDARTLILCPGGYDRQLPVPGWDLPGVMSAGGVQALLKANRSVAGKKAVVAGTGPFLLPVATGLAEAGAHVVALCEASQLVRGWGRHPIAAASVPSKAIEGAEYAYAMARHRIRYRTRTVVTAIEGADCVTGVTTARLDRDGRIRPETQQRHEADLVAFGWGFTPSLELVTATGAQTRVDVDGSLVAVVDDAQRSDVPGVYIAGEATGVGGAVLALAEGELAGLTAAQDLGAMASLTRRRSKLIGVITRGRRFASAMHQAHPVPARWADWLQPDTTVCRCEEVSYAELSRARDELGAEDARTAKLVARPGMGWCQGRVCGFATACLTAPSGVPNVADLVAGAKRTIAAPITLGELADEYDRAQP
- a CDS encoding (2Fe-2S)-binding protein encodes the protein MPENQPESTEVLFTFDGEAIPARAGQTVGGALTDAGIKSWRTTRFDHRLRGLFCGIGVCFDCLLTIDGRPNQRACLVPVRDGLACGSGGVTGVDSRG
- a CDS encoding FAD-binding oxidoreductase, producing MIKSCDVVVIGAGAVGSAISWYATRAGLTVAVVERGSIVSGSSSACEGNLLVSDKEAGPELDLALYSHDVWAGELVQYADLWEFDFKGGLVVASTAAGYAGLVELMERQRAAGVHVDDVPLDEVPALEPHLTPDITGAAYYPQDCQVQPVLLAAHLLRMAREGGAVVYTDTTVTGFLTEAGRVTGVRTSAGNISAPMVVNAAGAWSGDVAALLGISMPVLPRRGFVLVTEPLPPTVFHKVYAGEYVASTQSSDSGLQTSTVIEGTRGGTVLIGSSRERVGFDATPSLAAIREIAARALRLYPCLRDVSVMRSYLGFRPYCTDHLPVIGTDPRAPGLWHAAGHEGAGIGLSVGTAKLLVQAMTGQTTDLELTPFAPDRPSLQEVTVA
- a CDS encoding proline racemase family protein, which translates into the protein MKTTHVYHAVDSHTEGMPTRVIVGGVPVFPGDTMAERRQWFMENNDDLRKLLMREPRGHASMSGSILQPPTRPDADFGVLFIEVSGLLPMCGHGTIGTATVLVETGMVAVTEPVTTLRLDTPAGLVIAEVAVSDGQAKSVTIRNVPSFSYGLDQTVEVPGFGRVRYDIAFGGNFYAIVELEDLGLPFDRKAKQQLLDAGLVIMDAINEQNRPVHPERPDIAGCHHVYLKAPGSTAQHSRHAMAIHPGWFDRSPCGTGTSARMAQLHARGELPLHTDFLNESFIGSQFTGRLVDTTTVGGIEAVIPTITGRAWITGTAQYMIDPDDPFPIGFEL